A part of Cotesia glomerata isolate CgM1 linkage group LG4, MPM_Cglom_v2.3, whole genome shotgun sequence genomic DNA contains:
- the LOC123262650 gene encoding uncharacterized protein LOC123262650, translating to MAKIIILCLAVIVVAEAGLISKAHHNFPYLNSVYHGHGATSYQNVDIQNHLSVPIPKDLQVDDGHEHAYDHKIELIHAPEHSEPSYGSSDAYEEDLQVAYRYHPDNYEHYDNLDYEYH from the exons ATGGCTAAGATTATTATT ctttgccTGGCTGTCATTGTTGTCGCAGAAGCTGGATTGATAAGCAAAGCCCATCACAATTTCCCGTATCTAAACTCCGTTTATCATGGCCACGGTGCGACGAGTTACCAAAATGTTGATATACAAAATCACTTGTCGGTGCCAATTCCTAAAGATCTTCAAGTAGACGACGGTCATGAGCACGCTTATG atcacaaaattgaattaattcacGCTCCGGAACACTCTGAGCCTTCGTACGGTTCCTCAGATG cttaCGAAGAAGATTTACAAGTGGCTTATCGTTATCATCCAGATAATTACGAGCACTACGATAACCTAGACTACGAgtatcattaa
- the LOC123262647 gene encoding proline-rich 33 kDa extensin-related protein-like isoform X2, translating into MKPLIISLICGLVGVSATTVEVFDDKASSSKSSEPESAAAETVKDKRYAVHDSPSYSHSPTPCPPFFPHYHAPMPEVHYPKPVYGPAIHPKPVYLPEYHHKPVYKVPEYHPKPVYGPPIHHHQPVQLIHQPVYQSYVPKQTVSYIKPHVSKPEYHYLPAKPHYEKPHFAYAPSYHPMKHEYHHEYNIHQTYHTPSHYVSKPGIVYKEPVDDCKPCHEHHHEAYHHHQPQIIHAPPVYAKPQVHYLPTHPQVSPIIKPLVHHAPCP; encoded by the exons ATGAAGCCATTA ATAATCAGCCTGATATGTGGGCTAGTGGGAGTTTCTGCAACGACTGTTGAGGTTTTTGATGACAAAGCGTCTTCATCAAAGTCTTCAGAGCCTGAATCAGCAGCTGCAGAAACTGTTAAAGACAAACGGTACGCTGTTCATGACTCACCCTCGTACTCTCACTCACCCACACCATGCCCGCCGTTTTTCCCGCATTACCACGCACCGATGCCAGAAGTCCACTATCCAAAGCCAGTT TACGGACCGGCAATCCATCCCAAGCCAGTTTATCTGCCAGAGTACCATCATAAGCCAGTCTACAAAGTTCCTGAGTACCATCCTAAGCCAGTGTATGGGCCGCCGATTCATCACCACCAGCCAGTCCAGCTGATCCACCAGCCCGTCTACCAGTCGTACGTACCCAAGCAGACGGTGTCTTACATAAAACCCCACGTGTCCAAGCCAGAGTACCACTACTTACCCGCAAAGCCTCATTATGAGAAACCACACTTTGCGTACGCGCCCTCCTACCACCCAATGAAGCACGAGTACCACCACGAGTACAATATCCACCAGACTTACCACACTCCCAGCCACTACGTCAGCAAGCCCGGGATTGTCTACAAGGAGCCTGTTGACGATTGCAAGCCCTGCCATGAGCATCATCACGAAGCTTATCACCACCACCAGCCTCAAATTATCCACGCTCCGCCCGTTTACGCAAAACCCCAGGTTCATTATCTGCCTACGCATCCTCAAGTGTCGCCTATTATCAAACCACTCGTTCATCACGCTCCTTGtccataa
- the LOC123262647 gene encoding repetitive proline-rich cell wall protein 1-like isoform X1 encodes MKPLIISLICGLVGVSATTVEVFDDKASSSKSSEPESAAAETVKDKRYAVHDSPSYSHSPTPCPPFFPHYHAPMPEVHYPKPVYGPPVHPKPVYGPAIHPKPVYLPEYHHKPVYKVPEYHPKPVYGPPIHHHQPVQLIHQPVYQSYVPKQTVSYIKPHVSKPEYHYLPAKPHYEKPHFAYAPSYHPMKHEYHHEYNIHQTYHTPSHYVSKPGIVYKEPVDDCKPCHEHHHEAYHHHQPQIIHAPPVYAKPQVHYLPTHPQVSPIIKPLVHHAPCP; translated from the exons ATGAAGCCATTA ATAATCAGCCTGATATGTGGGCTAGTGGGAGTTTCTGCAACGACTGTTGAGGTTTTTGATGACAAAGCGTCTTCATCAAAGTCTTCAGAGCCTGAATCAGCAGCTGCAGAAACTGTTAAAGACAAACGGTACGCTGTTCATGACTCACCCTCGTACTCTCACTCACCCACACCATGCCCGCCGTTTTTCCCGCATTACCACGCACCGATGCCAGAAGTCCACTATCCAAAGCCAGTTTACGGACCACCAGTCCACCCAAAGCCCGTCTACGGACCGGCAATCCATCCCAAGCCAGTTTATCTGCCAGAGTACCATCATAAGCCAGTCTACAAAGTTCCTGAGTACCATCCTAAGCCAGTGTATGGGCCGCCGATTCATCACCACCAGCCAGTCCAGCTGATCCACCAGCCCGTCTACCAGTCGTACGTACCCAAGCAGACGGTGTCTTACATAAAACCCCACGTGTCCAAGCCAGAGTACCACTACTTACCCGCAAAGCCTCATTATGAGAAACCACACTTTGCGTACGCGCCCTCCTACCACCCAATGAAGCACGAGTACCACCACGAGTACAATATCCACCAGACTTACCACACTCCCAGCCACTACGTCAGCAAGCCCGGGATTGTCTACAAGGAGCCTGTTGACGATTGCAAGCCCTGCCATGAGCATCATCACGAAGCTTATCACCACCACCAGCCTCAAATTATCCACGCTCCGCCCGTTTACGCAAAACCCCAGGTTCATTATCTGCCTACGCATCCTCAAGTGTCGCCTATTATCAAACCACTCGTTCATCACGCTCCTTGtccataa
- the LOC123262649 gene encoding uncharacterized protein LOC123262649, giving the protein MNQRVIVLLAICFTTTASENQNIHQPVIIGVPEHIRVPVPEPYLVQFQVPHPFPVEVIKHVEVAVEKPEPVVVDKQVPYIVEKPFAVTVEKHFSVIIPKPYPVHVPVYKHVFHHQFKSKGRKQ; this is encoded by the exons ATGAACCAGCGGGTTATTGTTTTGCTAGCTATTTGTTTTACAACGACAGcttccgaaaatcaaaacaTTCATCAGCCAGTTATCATTGGTGTTCCGGAACACATAAGAGTACCGGTACCCGAGCCTTATCTAGTCCAATTCCAAGTTCCTCATCCATTCCCCGTGGAGGTAATTAAGCATGTGGAAGTCGCTGTTGAAAAACCAGAACCTGTTGTTGTTGATAAACAG gtTCCTTACATTGTAGAAAAGCCATTTGCTGTTACAGTGGAGAAACATTTTTCTGTAATAATACCAAAACCATATCCGGTCCATGTTCCAGTCTACAAACACGTCTTTCACCATCAGTTTAAATCAAAAGGACGAaagcaataa
- the LOC123262648 gene encoding mantle protein-like codes for MFSIVWMSVALIAVASASDYHDHEPHRTYEEKVNPVEVPVYKKYAIPIPHPVAVKVPQEIKIPMPQPYHVPVQIPQPYPVEVIKHVDIPVEKPEPFVVEKKVPFIVEKPYAVYVDKKYPITVNKPYPVYVPIYKHVFHHKH; via the exons ATGTTTTCTatt GTTTGGATGAGCGTTGCTTTGATTGCCGTCGCTTCGGCGAGCGACTACCATGATCATGAACCTCACAGGACCTACGAGGAAAAAGTTAACCCCGTCGAAGTTCcagtttacaaaaaatacg CGATACCTATACCACATCCAGTAGCGGTAAAAGTGCcccaagaaataaaaatacccATGCCACAACCATATCATGTACCTGTGCAGATTCCACAGCCTTATCCCGTTGAAGTTATCAAGCATGTAGATATTCCTGTTGAAAAACCCGAACCTTTCGTTGTTGAAAAGaag gtACCTTTCATTGTCGAGAAGCCATACGCTGTGTACGTGGATAAAAAATATCCAATCACCGTTAATAAGCCGTATCCAGTGTACGTTCCCATCTACAAGCACGTTTTCCACCACAAGCATTAA
- the LOC123262614 gene encoding uncharacterized protein LOC123262614, which translates to MHAFPYIFILGLTTWTSASPMKILFTDLYGRQFVMPLISIHQQLKRSDETPAEHDTEFGRRTEGGFQPSVGNYGDQNHDYSSNFHSFDQHEGLNDEPSNEEFNFDHHDNGYHEEHQVSEHVEVSKPVSVPIYKHIGVPVPHEVKIHIPHPVVVNVPQPYPVAVPVGHPVPIQVIKTVANPVEKKVPFAVEKHIPVPIEKPVPITVERHIPVPVEKPYPIKIPVYKTIHHVAKSHHG; encoded by the exons ATGCACGCCTTTCCTTATATTTTC attctCGGGCTGACAACTTGGACATCAGCCTCtccaatgaaaattttattcaccGATTTGTACGGACGTCAATTTGTAATGCCACTGATATCGATACATCAACAACTAAAGAGGTCTGACGAGACACCTGCTGAACATGACACGGAATTTGGACGAAGAACCGAGGGAGGCTTCCAACCCTCTGTTGGAAACTATGGGGACCAAAACCACGACTATTCCTCAAACTTTCACAGTTTTGACCAACATGAGGGTTTGAATGATGAACCCAGCAACGAGGAGTTTAATTTCGATCATCACGACAACGGGTATCATGAAGAACATCAAGTGTCAGAACATGTCGAAGTGTCGAAACCCGTCTCTGTGCCAATTTACAAACACATTG gAGTACCGGTGCCTCACGAAGTGAAGATTCATATCCCGCATCCAGTTGTAGTAAATGTTCCCCAGCCGTATCCAGTAGCCGTACCAGTGGGACATCCAGTGCCGATTCAAGTTATAAAAACTGTCGCGAACCCTGTGGAAAAAAAGGTTCCTTTTGCAGTGGAAAAACACATTCCAGTACCGATTGAAAAACCCGTGCCAATAACCGTCGAGAGACACATTCCGGTGCCTGTTGAAAAACCCTACCCCATTAAAATTCCCGTCTACAAAACTATCCACCACGTCGCCAAGTCTCATCatggataa
- the LOC123262774 gene encoding uncharacterized protein LOC123262774 has product MLLIVLFFTNVLAYEFNSPWQPNNIKIINSNNLEADGQNYNFNYQNNFPEDNNQLRPGNNPGDYNQNQNHQSVVNENVEVTNPLIIPVFKHIGVPYQHRFEIQVPHAMPVGVPQPYPVHVPVPQAVAYPVIKTIIVPVEKKIPFEVERIVPVPVEKPVPIAVEKPIPVPVEQPYPIHIPIYKNVYHRKVKGRSSRSSRSRNRTYKG; this is encoded by the exons atgtTATTAATA GTTTTGTTCTTTACCAATGTGCTTGCTTACGAATTTAATTCACCCTGGCAACC taataatataaaaatcatcaattcaAATAACCTGGAAGCGGATGgacaaaattacaattttaattaccaaaataattttccggaGGATAATAATCAGTTGAGACCGGGTAATAATCCCGGTGATTATAATCAGAATCAAAATCATCAGTCGGTGGTTAACGAAAATGTCGAAGTAACTAACCCACTTATCATTCCTGTTTTCAAACATATcg GAGTGCCGTATCAACACCGCTTCGAGATTCAGGTACCACACGCGATGCCTGTCGGTGTTCCGCAGCCGTACCCGGTGCATGTTCCAGTGCCCCAGGCAGTCGCTTATCCCGTGATAAAAACTATCATCGTTCCGGTTGAAAAAAAGATTCCATTTGAAGTGGAACGGATCGTTCCGGTCCCTGTGGAGAAGCCGGTACCGATCGCGGTCGAGAAGCCAATTCCTGTTCCGGTAGAGCAGCCCTACCCGATCCACATTCCCATCTACAAGAATGTTTATCATCGAAAAGTCAAAGGTCGTAGCAGTCGTAGCAGCCGCTCCCGAAATCGAACTTACAAgggataa
- the LOC123262615 gene encoding uncharacterized protein LOC123262615 produces the protein MYDQFRSLKIIVYYFIINFVITRTRTFYSPGIYTPVDILWTSVSITGRSSKMKTALLILVAIAVVASEELNSESTKKEKRGVAFLGSPGFDIVGVLPAFNQPWLPAGLGNSYWPGQFSSDLALSQVQSQATHNVALQALKENYPGTPSITYSPEVIRAINSAKEANHNVLVAQHRVAEAKQAALIQQKIALAKEAAAREAAERSEAISAQAQHEARASAQQLVALQQRLASLKDSVAAAQRVAAARETAAAAAIQRNAADTAAELRKQEVDKQITQTEKEAKVRDIVAAKENAIANAVQHSAASKTTYPPWGR, from the exons ATGTACGACCAATTTCGTTcgctaaaaataattgtttactattttataattaatttcgtGATTACCCGAACCAGGACATTTTATTCCCCGGGTATATATACTCCGGTTGACATACTCTGGACATCAGTATCCATCACTGGACGATCTAGCAAGATGAAGACTGCTTTATTG ATTTTGGTGGCCATCGCGGTTGTGGCGAGTGAGGAATTAAATTCCGAGtcaacaaaaaaagaaaagcgTGGAGTAGCTTTTCTAGGGTCCCCAGGTTTTGACATTGTTGGAGTTCTTCCAGCTTTCAACCAACCCTGGCTTCCAGCTGGCTTGGGAAACTCTTATTGGCCTGGACAATTTTCATCAGACCTTGCTTTGAGCCAAGTTCAATCTCAAGCCACTCACAATGTCGCTCttcaa GCTTTGAAAGAAAATTACCCTGGCACACCAAGCATCACTTACTCCCCGGAAGTAATCAGAGCGATCAACTCAGCTAAAGAAGCCAATCACAACGTCCTGGTAGCTCAACATCGCGTTGCCGAGGCGAAGCAAGCTGCTCTTATCCAGCAAAAAATCGCTCTAGCCAAAGAAGCCGCCGCGAGAGAAGCAGCTGAgag GTCAGAGGCGATATCAGCGCAAGCTCAGCATGAAGCCCGAGCGAGTGCTCAGCAACTGGTGGCTCTCCAGCAAAGACTTGCCTCTTTGAAGGACTCGGTAGCTGCTGCTCAAAGGGTCGCCGCTGCTCGGGAAACTGCAGCCGCTGCAGCCATTCAACGCAATGCCGCTGATACTGCTGCTGAACTTCGTAAACAGGAGGTTGATAAACAAATCACTCAGACTGAGAAAGAAGccaag gtGCGTGATATTGTCGCTGCTAAAGAGAACGCGATCGCCAACGCAGTTCAGCATTCTGCTGCTTCAAAGACAACTTACCCACCCTGGGGACGATAA